A single Chanos chanos chromosome 8, fChaCha1.1, whole genome shotgun sequence DNA region contains:
- the LOC115819627 gene encoding galanin receptor type 1-like, with the protein MNSSDMNNFSDEVWYYNGTDVTPNKLLFGIGMDNFITLLIFGLIFTLGVLGNSMVITVLARSKPGKPRSTTNIFILNLSIADLSYLLFCIPFQSTIYMMPTWVLGAFICKFIHYFFTVSMLVSIFTLSAMSVDRYIAIVHSRKSSSIRVAKNALAGVIVIWVLSLMMAAPVAHYQNIFERGENTTFCWEVWPDPNHKKIYVVCTFVFGYVLPLLLISFCYARVLNHLHKKLRNMSKKSEASKKKTAQTVLVVVVVFCLSWLPHHVVHLWVEFGSFPLNQASFVFRVAAHCLAYSNSSVNPVIYAFLSENFRKAYKQVFRCQITSESPLNDIKEIRSKADTPPSTNCTNV; encoded by the exons ATGAACTCGTCAGATATGAACAACTTCAGTGACGAAGTGTGGTATTACAATGGAACGGATGTTACTCCTAATAAATTATTGTTCGGGATTGGCATGGACAATTTCATCACGCTACTTATTTTCGGTTTGATATTTACATTGGGCGTGCTGGGAAACTCTATGGTTATTACGGTCCTAGCCCGGAGCAAGCCCGGGAAACCTCGGAGCACCACCAACATCTTCATCCTCAACCTCAGCATCGCTGACCTATCTTACCTGCTCTTTTGTATCCCATTTCAGTCGACAATTTACATGATGCCTACATGGGTCTTGGGAGCTTTCATTTGCAAGTTTATACATTATTTCTTCACGGTGTCCATGCTGGTCAGCATTTTCACCTTGTCTGCAATGTCTGTGGACCGTTACATCGCCATCGTGCACTCCAGAAAGTCGTCTTCTATCCGCGTGGCGAAAAACGCGCTTGCCGGAGTCATTGTCATTTGGGTTCTTTCGCTAATGATGGCAGCACCCGTTGCGCATTATCAGAACATATTTGAACGGGGAGAAAACACCACTTTCTGCTGGGAAGTGTGGCCGGACCCAAATCATAAAAAAATCTACGTTGTATGCACATTTGTCTTTGGTTATGTACTGCCCCTTCTTTTGATTTCCTTCTGTTATGCAAGG GTTTTAAATCATTTGCACAAAAAACTCAGAAATATGTCCAAAAAATCGGAGGCGTCTAAGAAGAAG ACTGCTCAGACAGTactggtggtagtggtggtttTCTGCTTGTCCTGGCTCCCCCATCATGTGGTTCACCTCTGGGTAGAGTTTGGGTCGTTCCCTCTGAACCAGGCCTCATTTGTGTTCCGTGTGGCAGCCCACTGCCTGGCCTACAGCAACTCCTCAGTCAACCCGGTCATCTATGCCTTCCTGTCTGAAAACTTCCGGAAGGCTTATAAGCAGGTTTTCCGGTGCCAGATTACAAGCGAGTCCCCACTCAACGACATCAAGGAAATACGCAGCAAAGCAGACACTCCACCCTCAACCAACTGCACCAATGTTTGA